GTGGGGTCAAAAGTTTTGATGAAAGGCAGTTATGAAAGTGACAGTGATAGTGTCGCTATATGGTGGCATGTATAAACGTgggttttttatttctaaaaatgcATGACTGggtaaaaataaagataacacGGTAAAGTTTTAAGCTGTGGccaaaaaaaaattctaattagGTCACAGCCTGAGTTGCAACACCAACGAATAACTCAGACctgaatataaacatttttaatcacCCAGCTGAGGTTAGTTCCTTTAGTTTCAGATATTTgcaatgtttaaatattttgttccTTCCATTCAGTTTAAACAGTTGGCAGTGAGTATAAATAGCATCGATCCTGTGGAAAGAAATGTAAGTGTGATATTTTTAACTGTGCTATGtttggaagagagagagggagagagaaaaagacataaTTGGGGTTCCCCCTCCTCTACTCTGAGATTAGCCAGTGTGAGTGGGTCTATTGCatgtctcctcttctcttcttcagcACCTTTTACCTTTGACATTTAGGCCAACCCCCCACACACTCTTCCCTCAGCAGATGTTCCATGCAAGGGGCCACAGTAAAACATACAGTCCCCAGCACTAGGGGATTTCCCCTGGTGCTGTACACATGtagtagatgtgtgtgtgtttttgtgtgtgtgtgtgtatctgtccaCTTCCAGGGGACTCCCAGAGTTTCAGACTGAGGGGGAGTAACAAAGCTAACGGTGAAAGTCTAAATAGCAAATCATCTAATGTTTGGGCTCGAGTGTCTGactatatgtgtgtgagaaactgtgtgtgtgagactcagGGGGACTCAGGTGCCATTCACTTGAGTCTAATCCAGGAAGTTTGTCAGCAGGAGTGGATGCCTGCAGGGAGCTCTGTTCCCATCTTACCTCCTGTATCATACTGATTTTAAAGCAGGTGGGATCAGCACATGCTGATGACACAGTGAGTATTTTGACATGCCATAGTAGGAAAAGCACAAGTGTTCAATTTCACCAACCTTAGCGATTTAACTCCAGTGTCCCAGTAGGCCATGGTAATGACATCGAGACAGACAGTGACAATGAGGCAACACCAGGACCCCTGAAACTGAAATGGCTAAGTTGAATTTGGttgtcattcatttttttatcaCGCCTGTGCTTTCCCTTCTGTGACCAAAATCTGCTCAGATCACCATCCGGATTTTGTAGAACTACAGGTCCCTCTTAATATGCAGCCATTTTGACATCATGGCAATGTGGCATAGGTCAATAGTGTGAACACTATGTGAACACTACCAACAGAACTTTGACAACTTTCTATTTGTTGAAATGTCTCTATATGTTTGGAGCCTGGAgctgttttacatttctgaatGGATAAGTTTTGAACCCACAGCTAGAAAAATATCAGCtttgaacgtgtgtgtgttctaaTGGGATCTCTAATTAAGACTCTGGGGGTATCTGCTATCTGTCAGCGCTGATCGATCGGCTGAGGGACTGACGgctcactgtgtgtatgtgtgtacacgtgcacaattgtgtgtttttccctcttCAAGCAAAGCTTGCTGCTTTGTGGTCACGTTACTTTACCTGTCGGTCAGAAACGTTGTTGTCGTACATGGAGGATTAACACATCCACCCAATCAGACATGGCGTGAATGGTCGTTTTCAGCAAGCTGATCAAACCCAGACATCACATTCCCTGAGAGGTGTTTGACATATTGTTGTTTGTCACATGACACAATCAGAAAACATGCATGCAGAAAAACATTCtcaaaatgtttatgttcacacgcagtttttttttacttccagtgtgtttctggtttccccaaatgtctgttttattaGAAAGAAGTATGAACCTCGTGGGATAGAAGATTTGGTGTTGTGTGGTGTTTTATGTGGAGCATCGGCGGTGCGGTACACTTCACACTTATACCGTATACTCTCTCTGAACTTGATTCTGCTACACTTCCCTTTTTCGctttctgtgacacacacatatagagtTGTTCACAATTTCGCCACCACAGTTACTATCAATCACCTGGCTATCAGAGAcagcgtgtgtgcgtgtgtgtgtgttagtgctcATTCTGTTGCGTAGGAGGGCGAGTGAGTGATGGCAGTGACAGTATAGACGGCATGTGCTGTGAAATGTCACTGTGGCAATCGATGGTGTTTAACGAGGGTGGAGGCTGATCTGGACCTCATGCTAACATGGagctctcctctctcccccctcctcacTCTCCTAATCCTCCTCTACTCTCTTTGAGAGCATAGGGGTCCCATGAGAGAGGGACGAGCCCTATCAAGAGGCTTTAGTGTCTCAGccgacacacacacgcacacacacacacacacacacacacacacacacacacacacacacacacatacaaacacacattacatgTCTAACATCAGCTCAAACTTGGTCTTCTGTTTCCTTTTAAAACCACTGTAATTTTTAGTTTTCGTTTGCATCTCGAGTGAAAGAGAATCACAACACAGGAGGCAGTCGGGCAGAATAATCAGAACTAGTTTATGATTTCAAAGTGCTGAACAGAAAATCCAGTGaaccaaagagagagaaaaaaaatcgAACAGGAAACTCAAACCAGAGAGGGACATtgaaaaaacagctttttttccaacttttttttttctttttcgtttCTCTTCTTCAAAAAACAATGCACAACTTGTACCACAATATTTGAAAAAGctaaaaacacttcaaaatattagttttatatatatatatatttatatttatatctatataatttgcgttttttcatatttcaaactGCTGCCgtgagtgtgtgagtgggtggTGGAGGCTTAGGGACATCCCCATAGAGCCCGCAGtctgtgacacaaacacaggttgAGCTGTTTTGACAGGCTATGGCAGCTCTTGACAGCTTATAACACACCATGCATATGATCCTGGCTTCTCTAAGCgtacacacaaagacagtaCGTCCTCCACACTCTCACATGGCCTccacaacagaaacaaatacaaaaaaatagaGCATGACTGCGGAATGTTTCACCCCTGGATGTACAGCTATCTGTCGAGCACCCTCCTCTCCCTGACTCCCCGTCGTCCCCCAGGTGAGCAGGtagggtgtgtgtctgtgcctcTAGCCATTCTCAGGGTATAAGTGCTTTGAAAGCCCATTTCTGTCCAAGCTCGTTCCTCCATATACCCCTACTCAACCTATGATTTCAAAAtgagttaataataataaaaaaaagaataagcTAGAGCAAGTTCAAGTCTGGGTGACTCAATCATCAATCATTAGTGCACATCTCTTCTGCTGTCTAAAGCCAGGTGGAGACTGTGTTACTTTCCTTAAGCTACAGACAGTAGAGAACAAGCctttgtattaaaataatttagagTTTGAAATTTAACTGCTCCTTCTCCCATCTCTACCTTTATGTTATGAGATAGCACTTGAGAAATTGCACTTGAGAACAGCCCAACTCAACAGCCACTTCCATGTGTTTATGAAATATCTGTGAACTATTTTGTGACGGTTCTGCATGTCAACGCTTACACCGCGCGACTTCTGACATTTCGGTATGAAAACACACTCTTCCTCCTTTGAGCAGAGGAACTAGAATACACAGCGACTTGTGATTCATTGGGACATCTTCAGCTTtgaaaacattcaatcacactgacccccccccccccccaccaccacccctgcACCCTCCCCCCATCCCACCCCTTTCCTCTTTACTAAAAAGTAATCCTCAAACTGGATGAGCCAGGccaaaacacagataaacagtACTCATAAACATtggtgttgtttctttttctgctggATGAGCTGGCATCCAGATGGAAAGAGGACAGTAGAAAGTAATTTTTCCATTGTCCTTCTCAGTCTAGTCATCCTCCCCCATGGGGAAAACAGGAGGATcaaataaaaagtgataaaGCGTTTGAGTAACTGTCTTTTATActggtgaaaaacatttagttgtCCGTTTGAGTGAAAAGGCGCTCTAGATTTGTTGTCCCATAGGGTGAAAAGCATTCGATGGGCCTTCTTTGCTCTGCATCAGTCAGAGGGGAGTGAATCTCTGTTCTGAATGTGTGAGCATGCTCCTGGGGGTGAAAGGCCTGAACAGGACATAACGTAGCTTTACTCTGTGTTCCCAGCCCAGGCTGTCAGTAGGGAAGAGTGTCCAGGAACCTGTCAATCAACGGAGGGGGCGGAACCAGATCCTCCAGCTTCAGGTAGAAGATTCGCTGAAGGCCCTGGGTTCTCTGGGAGCGGAGCTCTGCCCGTAGACCCAGAATACGGCTCAGAGGGGGTGCAGACTtggatgaagaggaagatgggCCACAACCCAGGTGGTCTCTGAGACAACAAATCACTTtattctgcagctcctccacccGCTTTGAGTCCTTCAGACCTGGCACTTGCTctgtagacagacagacagacagatgtgttAGGAAAATAATTCATAAAGAGGCAAAAATTAAGTCAGCAGGGAGAAGAatattcactcacacacattcatcagaGCTCATTCGGCTGAAAGAGCATTAGCTACATCTTCTTTTATATTGAATTCAACCTCATTAGCCTGTATGGCTCTTGTTCTTAACAGGCCTTAACCTGTCTCACTCACCACAGATCAATACACAGTCTAACCTAATCAGCCCCCTGCACACGGTGTacgtacacatgcacacaccataCATAGATATAAACATttacccacacagacacacgaaCAGTCCCTGCAGTTTAAGACattgacagaaacaaaagtgCTCAACAATTAGCTGATTATTCGGCCCTGTGAGCAGCCAAATGAAATTAAAGGcgcacatacgcacacacacacacacacacacacacacacacacacacacacacacacacgcactgctGCCCATAGCAACTCCAGTGGCACCCGTACCAAGCTTAATGTGACACTAACTCATTCTGCAGAGAACAGGGCGTCCAGCcctatacatgcacacacacacacacacacacacacacacaagccagtCCGTGCTGCAGGGGAGGCTGCACTAAGACCGGTCTCACTTTGAGGTATCTATTATCTGAAGcgtatttattgtttgtttatgtggttgttttgtttgttctgtgttcGCTGCTGCAGAGTCACTCCAGCCCTCCTTTCACTGTGCCTTTCAGacctctcacacactctcacttcCCTCTCAGACCGCTCTCCCTAtcccttctttctctgtgtgcgCGAGCTCCTGGGGAGGGATCGATGGCTGCCTTTCTGCACAGGCCACTCTGAAGCGGTCGATCGCATGGTGGCTCTGGTGGCTCTGTCGTGGCAGTGCGCTGTGTGCTTTGCCGAGGTGGCAGAGCGCCACTGAGAACAGCGCAGACACCATTCCAGAGCTGTACTCCACGGTGAGCTGGTCGATCAGGCACAGAGTTAAGTGCTCCCCCAGAGAGTGAGGATGGGGTTGTAGGGCttagacagaggaagaggaaggaggaggtggcGGGGGTTGGGTGAGGTAAGGAGGCAGAGCGCGGGGGAGGGGTATTTCAACCATTACACATTTATGTACAGATTCTGACTCTGATGTGAACGTCTACACTTAATTGCACAGGTGTCCTCCATCACCTAGGGCTACATTGGTAATTGACTATTTCTAATGCATTTGCAATGCATTTTACTGACAACTAAACTCTCACGTGTTGCATCCCAAATGTGTGTTCTCGGTGAAAGCCGGGTCTTTCCTTCcatttttcacacatgcacagtgatTAGAGGACCAGGTGTGTGGCAGGTGCAGCAGGTGCTTCTGGGTATCAGGTTCTTGTTTCAGGCAGAGATGTGTGAGAACGCACATGTGTGTCTTTGAGTGCATGTGTGACTTTAATGGATGTATCCTCCTGATCCTTGTTATACTGACCCACCCACGGGCAACGCGCTGGACAAAGCAATGAAAGTGTGTGGATTTGTATCTGTGTATTTGCATTAAAGTGGTTTCTATGGTGGACAGTGGAAAGTGGAGGTCAGCTGTTTGTCTAACAGCAAAGACGCCAAAAACAAGCTGCtatttttctttgatttctcctcTGCACGCTCCTGAAGGTGattctaaaatattaaatctaatgttattggtttgtgtttttacctgtgAGAAGCACAAGGGCAGCCAGGCAAGCGAAGGCAGAGGCATCCAGGTTTAGGCTCTGGAGGTGGTTGGAAAAGTCTCGGATGGAGTCCAGCCACTCTCCAAACCCTCGAAGGCACTGGAACCTGTGCAGCACCAAGCCGTTACAGAACACTAGTTTATCCTCGGACAGCATGGAcctgagaaacaggaagaaaatgcACTGGTTAGACCTCCCTCCCAGTGAAACATTGTTTTTTCCCTGATGTATTGTAAATATGGCTTGAGATACTGGGGCAAGGaaacaattacaataaaaacaatgagaaaaccTGGCAGTatgtgcactcacacacaaatgggacacacatcaaacacaggCATGCAGCTGATTAAGGTTGTGTTTTCCAAATTatagcattttaaaacattccTGTGTTTCCTTTTGGCAGGGTGGGGTGAAGGGTTAGGGCAGAGGGGTGCTctttctttgtgtatgtgtgtgtgtgtgtgtgtgtatttgcagatAGGTAAACTGTTATGGCTTAAATGTGCTCAGGCTGCGGTGTGCAGTGGAAATACAAAGCCTTAATGAGGGAATGAAAAGGCTTCTCAGAAGTATTTAACTATCAGTTACTCATGCCATACAACATCCCGCTCCTTTACCATCAAGCAGCTAGCGAGAGAGAACAAGCTTTAAATGAGGGAGGCCTATGACTTTATTAGTGCCTAAAAGAAGAACGTGGCTGTGTTCAGGGAGCTGGTACAGTGTTTAGTTGTTAGATTTCAAGAAGAGAACAAAGGGTAGCACCAAGCTCAGACAGATGGAAGATGCAGGACAAAGGCAGGGAGGCTTAAGTGTGTGGAAAACAGCTGATGATGAGAATAGAGAgtgagaggggagaggaaacAGGGGGAAATAGGGTAAGCCTCAAATTACACCCTGCACAAACATTGGTTTAGCAGTCATGAGGGGAAGATGAAATACCATTTGTGTCTAATTATCCTTACTACAGTTTAAAATAGGTTCTCCACCCACTCTCAGaagaacacatgcacacagatgatTGTATATCATCAGATCTGTCAATCATCCATAAGAACAACTTCTCTTATGAATCAACACAGTTataacaaacacactgcacCAACATTTTAATACTTGAACTGGAGactttaaaatttttttttttcacggTTAcctttcaaattaaagtttCTAGGCTAAAGTTTAAGTCAGAAACCTTTGGGCAAAACTCTGCATTCCTGACTTCTTGTCAATCACCTCTCGTATAAAATTTTGGCTAGAGCTGTATGAGGCCTGAACAGTGGACTgacaggtaaaataaataaaatcaacttttaaaacagtaaaacaatgtATAAAGAACCataatagaatttaaaaaacaagctaTTTTACTAGAAAAATGCGAGTTTCCTAAAACACAGCTAACTAGTACACTAAGAATTATTTCAAAATGCTATTTGACCCATGTCTGATTGAAACACATGAGcaaaactacacagaaaaactGGCAGACAAACAGCCAGGCGGAtgcacacgcatacacacacacagctggatgtCTGCCACACATTCTACTCACCCCTGACTACGCTGTCACCACGGTAATCAACCAATAACCACAGAAACTGTTTGGTAACGGGGTGCTTACAGCAATGCCAGCCCAGAAAAGCGAAGCAAATTTACTCTACACGCTGAGCACatagagagacacacacacgcacaagcacatAGACACATGCTTGAACGGGGATCTGCGAGGCATCTGAGTTCAACAGGGGGTCAAAGCAGGGCCGCATCAACAATGAGATGGGAGCGTGGACCGCATCGTATGCTCTCACAGAACAGGGAGACAGTAAGACAGTgcagggtttgtgtgtgttttcctctgtgccGTGGGAGTTTGGCTGATGGGAAGATGAGCAGTGTGCgtgagcatttgtgtgtgtccgAGAGAGGCCCCGATGAATCCACCGATTAGAGTGAGTCAGAGTCCTAGCCTGATCCCCCTCCTGCTGGGGCTGTGATGCCACCACCCATCCTCTACCCACCCTGCACCTGGACCTACACTGGGAGGACAGAAAGTTGGGATTCTACAtcatcggtgtgtgtgtgtgtgtgtgtgcgagagtgTGTATGAGtaagtgtgcttgtgtgtccaTGTTGGTTTTCTGCCCTAGACGACAGTGCAGACAAAAGGATGAGCTTGTAGCCCAACCCGCCTCCTCCCCATAATTTTAACCAGCCACATGCCTTACTAGAACAGACTGGTAACCCAGGGCAATTCTGAGGCAAAGATGGAGTGGGGCAGTCATAATGGCACCACAGGTATTCACGAGTGAGACACACACGtgttctctcacacacacacacacacacacaacacacacactcatccttGGACACATGAGGTAATTGCAGTCgattccatttttatttcagtcagcTGAATTGAACAAGTATTTGCTTCTATAACAGCCCTTTTCAGTTTCTCAGCTGACTAGCTTTTACATGGAATTGATCCTGTCAATTCACAGTTCACAATGTTAGCACAGTTTTAGcctgctgaacacacacagagctctctGTGCGTCAGATATCAGACGAGCAGAGCGGAACTCTGTGGGTGTAGCTGCTGTCATAGCTACAGACTCCATTCATAATTTGGTTCATATGGCGATTActcagctcctctcctcctacTCTGGAGATACACCAACACAGCAGCACCCAGCTTTGCCTGCACAGTAACACACTGTCCTGTAATGGTAAAGGATGCAAACAGTCTGTTGTTGCTAACCCAAAGTTGTGGGGGTGCACTGAAAAGGTTatggaaaagtaaagaaaagtgACGACTTGTGTCAGAAGTGAGTGGTTCTGGAGCAAACCAGACTTCATCTCTGGCTTCTTACCTGTGAGCCAATCGCAGGACAAACAGCTCCAGGAAGGCAGAGTCTATGAGCAGGTTCTGATCGTCCCGCTGAAGCTCACAGAAGCCAGGCAGCCGCTCAGCCCAGCACCGTGTGGTCTCCATCGAGATGGTGAGCAGCCTGTAGAAGAGCTGGATATGCTCAGCGtctgaggtggaggagggaggatcTGCAGCACTGAACTGTGGAAACAGGCAAAGATGGATTCCTGAATAAAACCTCTAGACCCCACGTGCAGCTGTATTtcttaataaacacacacatttatgtcactgaaataaaatgggATGGGTTTTGGGAGTACCTGGCTGTAGTCGAGGTCACGGGGCGTGCTGTGGGAATAAGCCCTGAGCAGAGCGGAGAGGAGACTGAGAGGTGGAGAAGGGGGGgatgtctctgtctgcaggggGCTCTTTGGTTTGGAAGGCAGACGGCCTCGGCGCCCCTTCAAGCTATCAGTGCGTACCACTGTGGACACAAAAAGACATAAGACAAGAGGCCACGACTGAGGTTTTTCAGGCCAACATGGTAATATTTATGCATTCATGCACAAAGACCTTCtattctgtttctgattgttatCAATACGTTGCTGTGGTTGAATTATGACTGAAAGGAAGTTTTTCCACAGTAGCATTCCACGTTCCCAATCCCTACACAGGAGGCTAGTagccagcagatggcagtgGAGCTGTTCTGTGAGCTGCCCACATGTGTTCATCAGAATCAGGATGGAGaagtgtgtgggtttgtgtgggTGGGGGTATTACATGTCTTGCCTGAGACAGGTGAGAAACCTGAGGGAAATGAGGGTAATATAAGTGCCATGCTGACCTTGCACATCAGCAAAACATGCCTGCTGTGCAAAAACTAGTCAGCGATATCAGACATGATGACACAAACGGAGAGAGTGTGAGAATCTGTGAGCGGGATGGACACGTTTTAAAACCTTTTGAAGCCACCCTGGATTTAGAGGTTCATAACCTGACAGGTATTCATTGGTGTGCTGTGCTTTCTGCTGCTTCCACTGCAGAAAGGAGTTACACTACTGCTGCATGGATGTGTGTGATGCTGCCACAGGTCAGGTCATTACCGGCCTATTAAACACTGATTGCACAGACAAACTTTATGGTCATGTTGAAGCTGAAGCTGACATTTTGTGCTCCATTATCGTATGGACTTGTTGTCCTGTGCGGTGTCTTACCTTCCTTCACCATGCCAACACTCAGACACTTCTGAAAGCGGCAGTACTGGCAGCGGTTGCGTCTCCTCTTGTCCACAGGACAGCTCTTACTGGCCAGACACACATACTTGGCGTTTTTCTGCACGGTGCgctggagagagagaataaaCAGGCATACCGACAATCAGCCTCCAAACACAATCAGCCACctaatatttgatttgtttaattcaatttctgtttttttttttttttcctccctcccccaTCAAAGAATGAAAGCAGAAACTCGCAGGTCAGATTTTAATTACGCGCTGAAAGGCGGCGGTGACATCAGTATAATTAGATCAAATTAATTTCCCAACAAGCTTCGCCCGCAGGAGGACAATTTGATCACAACGGGGACCGAGCGCGTGGCGTGCCTAGGCGGGTCCCGCGAGACAGAGGGACAGCGGACACGAGGGCTTCGTGATCAGATTGTTTGTGAAGCTCGCGGGTCAGCTCGTGGCACCTCCGGGGCCCACGCGCCTCTCTCGATGGGCCCCGCGGGAGCAGTTTTCTCCCTCCGCCGGCTCGCGCGATTATTACTGAccttattaaaatgaaatcagaaaCGGGCCACGTGGGGGGCACCCGCGTGAATCAAAGACAATAACAGAGACGGTAGTAAATTCCAGCACGCTCCCGTGCGCGCACGCGTCCCGTCCCCGTCCCCCCCCTGCGCACCTGGGACGGGATAAAGTTGAGTTATAGCCTGAAGGTAAAGGTGCTATATGTGATGTAATGACTCATCTCCCATGAGCAGAATGGTTTGTTATACATCCAAACACTGTTACAACTTGTTCATTTTATAGTTCAGTGTGAGAAACACATGCTAAAGCTGTTTGAAGTGAGGTAATTATTCTTACTATAAACAAACCAcagtctgatctgatctgattcaTGTGTAACTGTAGGATGAACAGAGGGCTGCACCCTGGGGCGAGCTGGCAACTCTACACACGTATGTAAACTTCAGAACTCTTGGGCAAGCCCTTTGCCCGGGGTGCAACTCTGCTAAACACAACGATTACatgcaaaagaacaaaaaaactaaaaacaattaCATTGTTTAATTACTGTCATTTGCAAGGTGGCATCATGTTATGGACTACGTTGTCGAGATTTAGTAGACCACTTGAACAAACGGtggattaaaacaaacaacacgaGGGGATACTTGTTTAGCGCctttaaaacacatcaaaacaaataaatccaattAGGAACCCCTAGCGCCACACATGCCCGTGCCCCCGGGAGACCAATAACACACCAATTATTCCATATGCTCCAGCGCGAGTGCGGAACTGGCGCGTAATGGGCGCCAGCGCCGGATGAGAGTGGTTGCCATGGCACCGCAGATCGCTGTGAATGTCTCCCTCTGATACCCTCAATGGTCAGTGACCCATGCGAGGGGATAAGTTAGTTATGGTCATTAATGTGGTTGAACTAAGTTGCATGAGAGGCTGGATGACGCACAGAGCATGAGCAGACCAACATTTAAcccatttacatttttacagctcTGCAGCGAAGTCAGCCCAAAGTTTAAAGacgttttcactgtttttcttgtACAGGTACAAGAAAAGATTATAACAGGATAACAGGACATTAAGTGTTAAGCGACTCTTTCTTCTTGTCTGTTGTGTTAGGAGCAGCTGTATTCCCTGCAGCCTGCTGAGGGTTCAGACTAAAGTGGCTTAGCTTGAGGTGAAGAACCTGGTGGTTGTAGGAGGATGAAGTTGTTTCCCTCCTTGACCTCAGGGACGAATTTAAAAGCTAGCTGGTTCCAGGAAGAGCCTGAGTTTGAAATGATCAATTGAGGTGATAAATTAAGCTCTCATGAGTGAGAGCTGGCCTCTCTCcaccgctgtgtgtgtgtgtggttggggcTCTTGTGACTTTGCTTTGGAATAAGGAGCATGGAGCATGACTGGCGTCTCAGCAGAGACACAACACATCAGCGTTCACGCTGTGTAACTAACTCAGTCTCAGACATTCATCAGTGGGTTGCCTGTACATGTAGgcaggtggacacacacacacaaatccaatGATTCTGACACGATTGTGAAATCTGTAAATGTGCTgcacacattgtgtgtgtgtgcaaatcgGTGTGAGAGGGTGTGGCATGGACTTTGTTCTACTTTGAAATCATTTCatatactttaaaaataaatcctcaACTTAGCTGCagaaaataactaattaaaatgttttggcaGAAAGTGAAATTTCAGGAAGAAGTTAATGTCTAAAGGACTTAAttcaacagaaaaagagaattcACAATTTAGAAATGACTTGTGTGCGCTAAAAGCACATTCACCAACAAACCCATGCTTAGAGCTGTTAGATGCTGGGGCTGGATGGAGGCATGCAGAGACACATTCTTGACATGTAACATGTGCTAATAGCCTTTCGCTTAAATTAAAAGCCTTGAGGGACTTtgttccccctcctcctccctctgtctcctctatcccctcctctcctctgcttcttgCTCAGAGGCAATCAGACTCTGTCGCTGTCTGCACAGAAAGTGCAGGGGTGGTTCGTAGTGAAGAAAACATGTGTAGGTACAGTATCTGTGACCTGATTGagtttttatgtaaattgtGACCTAAGAGTTGTCACCAATTAAAAATGATggcatgcacatacacagtaGCCATGTACTGTGTATCTGTACACGTGCAGCGTGGTTCTGAAGCTGGTTGGATAGTTTTTCTGAAGACATGGAATGattaatgtatatatatatatatatatatatatatatatatatatatatatatatatatatatatatatgcattcAAGTGATAATGGTATATGTATGTTTCCATCCAACTCATTTTTCAGATGCTGTTCGCCACTAGACTGCCACCTCTAACCCTCTCTATGACTAGAAGGTGAACACGTCTGTAGTGAACTGACTTGACTCTTTATTTAGACTGATAAAGCACAACTAAATTACCTCTGTTTAGGACAGTGTGTGCATAAAAATTCATcactttttaaagctttttgtttaaaaaaataatgtttatattataCTAACAGCGGAGATctggtttttaatttttttaaaatctgaatagATGCACTATATTAATGGAAACCATAGAATGGAAAACATTAttctgttgaaaataataaattaagtaCTTTTTTAAGAGCTAAAATTAattcacagtgaaaatgtgtttcaaattgCACtaatgaaataacaataatttacaGCAAGCCTCTGCTATGGTTTAATGTGTAATAACTATTCAggtataattaaatataatcagGAAAATATTTTAAGGGACAATAAATCCATCAGGATAATG
This genomic stretch from Anabas testudineus chromosome 16, fAnaTes1.2, whole genome shotgun sequence harbors:
- the nr4a3 gene encoding nuclear receptor subfamily 4 group A member 3 isoform X2 is translated as MNKRTQLLEQLQFVQLKCTPRDMPCVQAQYGPAPPGSAYSGQSFSYQSDSYSSDLMTPDYTKLDLGGGEISAAATTSLPSFNVFVEGSYEPKSSCLYQMPTHRPTIKKEEESYPTAPPLEAMSSSTMYFKQSPPSTPTTPSLPPQPGTSFLWEEHSLAPPHSHSLGSGLETGPLKSPRFPHFYQHSPPHSGGSVSGYESLGGGLVRTSSSSSSSSSSISHPHGPPLEQPMYPLHRGAGGSSLAFRSLALGPCGPLLGDSLPSPPPRGPQGEGTCAVCGDNAACQHYGVRTCEGCKGFFKRTVQKNAKYVCLASKSCPVDKRRRNRCQYCRFQKCLSVGMVKEVVRTDSLKGRRGRLPSKPKSPLQTETSPPSPPLSLLSALLRAYSHSTPRDLDYSQFSAADPPSSTSDAEHIQLFYRLLTISMETTRCWAERLPGFCELQRDDQNLLIDSAFLELFVLRLAHRSMLSEDKLVFCNGLVLHRFQCLRGFGEWLDSIRDFSNHLQSLNLDASAFACLAALVLLTEQVPGLKDSKRVEELQNKVICCLRDHLGCGPSSSSSKSAPPLSRILGLRAELRSQRTQGLQRIFYLKLEDLVPPPPLIDRFLDTLPY